In the Cucumis melo subsp. melo chloroplast, complete genome genome, one interval contains:
- the atpH gene encoding ATP synthase CF0 subunit III: MNPLISAASVIAAGLAVGLASIGPGIGQGTAAGQAVEGIARQPEAEGKIRGTLLLSLAFMEALTIYGLVVALALLFANPFV, translated from the coding sequence ATGAATCCACTGATTTCTGCCGCTTCCGTTATTGCTGCTGGGTTGGCCGTCGGGCTTGCTTCTATTGGACCTGGGATTGGTCAAGGTACTGCTGCGGGCCAAGCTGTAGAAGGGATCGCGAGACAACCCGAGGCGGAGGGAAAAATCCGAGGTACTTTATTGCTTAGTCTGGCTTTTATGGAAGCTTTAACAATTTATGGACTAGTTGTAGCATTAGCACTTTTATTTGCGAATCCTTTTGTTTAA